One genomic region from Mesorhizobium terrae encodes:
- a CDS encoding ChbG/HpnK family deacetylase, whose amino-acid sequence MTRSIRLIADDYGLSPGVSDAILDLIGRGRLTGTSCMTGFPEWEQAAERIKPFVGRAAIGLHLTLTDQPALTAPSGLAPQGQLPSLGELASPLKRRRFGTIDIHTELDAQHRRFVEALGREPDSIDGHQHVHFLPVVRDWLKMRFAGSQRPMLRGAPVLSRGVGVTALKVATIAALARGFDRSMQAAGFSAMKPLAGIYDWRRPSDFAPTVRRAVEGLPEGGVFMCHPGHVDAILATRDPMQAVRRAEYDFLASEEFGTMLDAAGVSIQGGTR is encoded by the coding sequence ATGACCCGCTCTATCCGCCTGATCGCCGACGACTACGGCCTATCGCCCGGCGTGTCGGACGCGATCCTTGACCTGATCGGGCGCGGACGATTGACCGGTACGAGCTGCATGACCGGCTTCCCGGAATGGGAACAGGCCGCCGAAAGGATCAAGCCGTTCGTCGGCCGTGCCGCGATCGGCCTGCATCTCACGCTGACCGACCAGCCGGCGCTGACGGCGCCTTCGGGCCTTGCGCCGCAAGGGCAATTGCCCTCACTCGGCGAACTGGCGTCGCCGCTCAAGCGTCGGCGCTTCGGCACCATCGACATCCACACTGAGCTCGACGCGCAGCATCGTCGTTTCGTCGAGGCGCTCGGCCGTGAGCCCGATTCCATCGACGGACATCAACATGTGCATTTCCTGCCTGTGGTGCGGGATTGGCTGAAGATGCGTTTCGCCGGCTCTCAAAGGCCGATGTTGCGCGGCGCGCCCGTTTTGTCGCGGGGCGTCGGCGTGACGGCACTCAAGGTGGCCACCATCGCGGCGCTGGCGCGCGGGTTCGACCGATCGATGCAAGCAGCCGGATTTTCCGCGATGAAGCCGCTCGCAGGCATCTATGACTGGCGCCGGCCGTCGGATTTCGCGCCGACCGTGCGCCGCGCTGTCGAAGGTTTGCCGGAAGGGGGCGTGTTCATGTGCCATCCGGGCCATGTCGATGCCATTCTGGCCACACGCGACCCGATGCAGGCGGTGCGGCGGGCCGAATACGACTTCCTGGCTTCGGAAGAATTCGGCACCATGCTTGACGCAGCTGGCGTCAGCATCCAAGGCGGCACTCGATGA
- a CDS encoding glutamine synthetase family protein — translation MAGNLSFDQLKKAVQAGEIDTVLACAVDMQGRLVGKRFLAQYFVESAHDETHGCNYLLADDIDMEPVPGYKAASWSKGYGDFVMKPDLATLRQVPWLEKTALVLCDLLDHHSHEDLAHSPRAILRKQVKRLTERGYIGYFASELEFYLFSEGYDAARKKHWQGIETASPYIGDYQIGITTKEEGIMRRLRNEMQAAGIPIENSKGEWGPGQEEINVRYAEALEMADRHVILKNGAKEIADSEGKAITFMAKYNYGLAGNSSHIHNSLWSADGKTPLFFDKKGPWTLSSLGQQWSAGQLKYAKEFTWFLAPYINSYKRFQSGTFAPTKIMWSEDNRTAGFRLCGEGTKGIRMECRIGGADLNPYLAFAALIAAGLAGIDEKLELQKPFVGDAYQASRLPEIPKTLREATETMAKSKMLKAAFGEDVIDHYVHTARWEQFEYDRRITDWELHRGFERY, via the coding sequence ATGGCAGGCAACCTTTCGTTCGATCAGTTGAAGAAGGCGGTGCAGGCAGGGGAGATCGACACCGTTCTCGCCTGTGCCGTCGACATGCAGGGTCGCCTCGTCGGCAAGCGTTTCCTGGCTCAGTATTTCGTCGAGTCCGCGCATGACGAGACGCATGGCTGCAACTATCTGCTGGCGGACGACATCGATATGGAGCCGGTGCCCGGCTACAAGGCGGCGAGCTGGTCGAAGGGTTATGGCGACTTCGTCATGAAGCCGGACCTCGCAACGCTGCGGCAGGTGCCGTGGCTCGAAAAGACCGCGTTGGTGCTGTGCGACCTGCTCGACCACCACAGCCATGAAGACCTCGCCCATTCGCCGCGCGCCATCCTGCGCAAGCAGGTCAAGCGGCTGACCGAACGCGGCTATATCGGCTATTTCGCCTCCGAACTCGAATTCTACCTGTTCAGCGAAGGCTATGACGCCGCCCGCAAGAAGCACTGGCAAGGCATCGAGACCGCGTCGCCCTATATCGGCGACTACCAGATCGGCATCACCACCAAGGAAGAAGGCATCATGCGCCGCCTGCGCAACGAGATGCAGGCCGCCGGCATTCCGATCGAGAATTCCAAGGGCGAGTGGGGCCCGGGCCAGGAAGAGATCAATGTGCGCTACGCCGAAGCGCTGGAGATGGCCGACCGCCACGTTATCCTCAAGAACGGCGCCAAGGAGATCGCCGATTCCGAAGGCAAGGCGATCACCTTCATGGCCAAGTACAATTACGGCCTGGCCGGTAATTCCAGCCATATCCACAATTCGCTGTGGAGCGCCGACGGCAAGACGCCGCTGTTCTTCGACAAAAAGGGCCCGTGGACGCTGTCCAGCCTCGGCCAGCAATGGTCCGCGGGCCAGCTCAAATATGCCAAGGAATTCACCTGGTTCCTGGCGCCCTACATCAATTCCTACAAGCGCTTCCAGTCTGGTACCTTCGCACCGACCAAGATCATGTGGTCGGAAGACAACCGCACGGCGGGCTTCCGCCTGTGCGGCGAGGGCACCAAGGGCATCCGCATGGAATGCCGCATCGGCGGCGCCGACCTGAACCCCTATCTCGCCTTCGCGGCGCTGATCGCCGCCGGTCTTGCCGGCATCGACGAGAAGTTGGAACTACAGAAGCCGTTCGTGGGTGATGCCTACCAGGCTTCGCGCCTGCCGGAGATACCGAAGACGCTGCGCGAGGCGACCGAGACCATGGCCAAGTCAAAGATGCTCAAGGCCGCTTTCGGCGAGGACGTCATCGACCATTACGTGCACACGGCGCGCTGGGAGCAGTTCGAATACGACCGACGCATCACCGATTGGGAACTGCACCGGGGGTTCGAGCGATATTGA
- a CDS encoding amino acid permease — MAAPGNVEHNSEDVKVLHSMGYAQELARRMSGFSNFAISFSIICILAGGITSFPLAMATGAGFEATIGWVIGGLFALVVAASLGQIGSAYPTAGGLYHWSSILGGRGWGWATAWINLLGLIFVVASVNVGVFLLFRDLVWAGVFGHDVSQWGYQEQVIGVALITLTQALFNHFGIRITTALTDFSGYLILVVAVVLTAMFLIWGASWDFSRLTTFVNNTGEAGGGYVPEARTALVAFLIGLLYPLYTITGFDASAHTSEETHNARVAVPRGMIHSVLWSLVFGFVMAVSFILASPDLAATAKDGANAWFNLFNNLPAPGWLKDIIAIAIVLANYICALAGLTSTSRMIFAFARDGGLPGSSMWKSVSPTWRTPVPAIWLGAVLSVAATLYSPAFAALAAGCALFLYVSYAMPVAAGFLAEGKTWTEFGPFRLGVWSKPFAGITVLGVLILMYAGIQPPFDILINYAIGLLILLVVLWFGIERRRFQGPPIGDEVAKRAAEIAAAERAVGETAGGH, encoded by the coding sequence ATGGCAGCGCCTGGTAATGTCGAACACAATAGTGAGGACGTGAAGGTCCTCCATTCTATGGGCTACGCGCAAGAATTGGCGCGTCGCATGAGTGGCTTTTCAAATTTCGCGATCTCCTTCTCGATTATCTGCATTTTGGCGGGTGGCATCACGTCTTTTCCGCTAGCGATGGCTACCGGGGCTGGCTTTGAGGCTACCATCGGTTGGGTTATCGGCGGCTTGTTCGCGTTGGTTGTTGCCGCGTCGCTTGGTCAAATTGGCTCGGCCTATCCAACTGCGGGCGGCCTCTATCACTGGTCGTCGATCCTAGGAGGTCGAGGCTGGGGTTGGGCAACGGCCTGGATCAATCTACTTGGCCTCATTTTCGTCGTCGCATCGGTCAATGTCGGTGTTTTCCTGTTGTTCAGGGACCTAGTATGGGCCGGTGTGTTCGGCCACGACGTGTCGCAATGGGGTTATCAGGAGCAGGTAATCGGTGTCGCGCTGATCACCCTGACCCAAGCCCTCTTCAACCATTTCGGCATCAGAATCACGACGGCGCTGACGGATTTCTCCGGTTATCTGATCTTGGTCGTCGCCGTGGTTCTTACAGCTATGTTCCTAATCTGGGGCGCGAGTTGGGACTTCTCGCGGCTGACCACCTTCGTCAACAACACTGGCGAAGCGGGTGGCGGCTATGTGCCGGAGGCAAGAACGGCGCTGGTCGCCTTCCTGATTGGCCTACTCTATCCGCTCTATACGATCACCGGTTTCGACGCTTCCGCACATACTTCGGAAGAGACCCACAACGCGCGCGTTGCCGTTCCGCGCGGCATGATTCATTCCGTGTTGTGGTCGCTGGTCTTCGGCTTCGTGATGGCGGTTTCGTTCATCCTTGCGAGCCCGGATCTCGCGGCTACAGCCAAGGACGGCGCCAACGCATGGTTCAATCTGTTCAATAATTTGCCGGCACCAGGCTGGTTGAAGGACATCATCGCCATTGCAATCGTGCTGGCCAACTACATCTGCGCGCTGGCCGGTCTCACTTCCACTTCGCGCATGATTTTCGCTTTCGCGCGCGACGGCGGCCTGCCGGGCTCCTCGATGTGGAAGTCGGTCAGCCCGACATGGCGTACGCCCGTACCGGCTATTTGGCTGGGTGCGGTGCTTTCGGTTGCGGCGACACTCTACTCGCCGGCGTTCGCGGCGCTCGCGGCAGGTTGTGCGCTGTTCCTCTACGTGTCCTACGCGATGCCGGTAGCAGCGGGCTTCCTGGCGGAAGGTAAAACCTGGACCGAATTCGGGCCTTTCCGTCTAGGCGTCTGGTCCAAGCCGTTCGCCGGCATCACCGTGCTCGGTGTTCTGATCCTGATGTATGCCGGCATCCAGCCGCCCTTCGACATCCTGATCAACTACGCCATCGGCTTGCTCATCCTGTTGGTGGTGCTCTGGTTTGGTATCGAGCGCCGCCGCTTCCAGGGTCCGCCGATCGGTGACGAGGTGGCCAAGCGTGCCGCCGAGATCGCCGCCGCGGAACGCGCCGTCGGCGAGACGGCTGGCGGCCACTAA
- a CDS encoding glycosyltransferase family 87 protein, with protein sequence MAKSRQAWDWGGLALWLGGFAAILIISGMAPDHRSVMRSYRTASELFLDGKPLYNLDIAMGYLYSPAFAVLYVPFTKLGPVVGDGLWRIVGFAVLTYAAWRQVRTIDPANRLWMLSYALFLAVPITAGALRNGQATILLAGACWLLVLSALEGRRVETFLWATVAVIAKPTAIIVLLLVGALRLRLIPVLLALLLFVLAIPYAFAPADYVTQLYRDFATLMTSMSVDKAVVFETADFTAPFTALGMPISSEAATLVRIAVALPTLGLVLWYDRNLDRRLAGLAIFLTAAFYMSLLNPRVEYNTFAVLAMPAGMALAVMWDNEEGGILPSVLAIALFATGLTGINSHLHEALRLWFRPIAMTVIVLPVLWWFWSVAHGRFKRIGAQAHA encoded by the coding sequence ATGGCAAAATCTAGACAGGCTTGGGATTGGGGCGGCCTGGCACTTTGGCTTGGCGGGTTCGCGGCGATCCTTATTATATCCGGCATGGCGCCAGACCATCGGTCCGTGATGCGCAGCTACCGCACGGCCAGCGAGTTGTTCCTCGACGGCAAGCCGCTCTACAATCTCGATATCGCCATGGGCTATCTCTATTCACCGGCCTTCGCGGTGCTCTATGTGCCGTTCACGAAGCTTGGCCCCGTGGTCGGCGACGGCTTGTGGCGGATAGTTGGCTTTGCTGTTCTGACCTATGCCGCGTGGCGGCAGGTCCGCACGATCGATCCGGCCAACCGGCTCTGGATGTTGTCCTATGCACTTTTCCTGGCGGTGCCGATCACGGCCGGAGCCTTGCGCAACGGCCAGGCGACCATCCTGCTCGCGGGTGCCTGCTGGCTGCTGGTTCTGTCGGCGCTCGAAGGCCGACGTGTCGAAACCTTCCTGTGGGCGACGGTGGCAGTGATTGCCAAGCCGACCGCCATCATCGTTTTGCTCCTTGTCGGAGCGCTGCGGCTGCGGCTGATCCCGGTGCTGTTAGCGTTGCTGCTTTTTGTGCTGGCTATCCCCTACGCCTTTGCCCCGGCTGACTATGTCACCCAGCTTTATCGTGATTTCGCCACGCTGATGACCTCGATGTCGGTCGACAAGGCCGTCGTTTTCGAAACGGCCGATTTCACCGCGCCGTTCACCGCCTTAGGCATGCCGATCTCCAGCGAGGCAGCGACACTGGTGCGGATTGCCGTGGCGCTGCCGACGCTCGGGCTGGTGCTGTGGTACGATCGCAATCTCGACCGGCGCCTGGCGGGCCTCGCCATTTTCCTGACCGCCGCGTTCTACATGAGCCTGCTCAACCCGCGCGTCGAGTATAACACCTTCGCCGTGTTAGCGATGCCGGCTGGCATGGCACTGGCGGTGATGTGGGACAATGAGGAGGGTGGCATTCTGCCCTCCGTGCTCGCCATCGCCTTGTTCGCGACGGGGCTGACGGGCATCAATTCGCATCTTCACGAGGCCCTGCGGCTCTGGTTCCGGCCCATCGCCATGACCGTGATCGTCCTGCCGGTATTGTGGTGGTTCTGGTCGGTTGCGCATGGCAGGTTCAAACGGATCGGAGCACAAGCGCATGCCTGA
- a CDS encoding MurR/RpiR family transcriptional regulator produces the protein MLGGAGLETQTTTTSIAELIADRIDAMPAGERRAAQTLVANYPVIGLKTVADFSQQAGVSSPTILRFVARLGFQNYPEFQSALQDELAAQLQSPASRAATAPSRSDAASPMIEATLDNLRETFRHLSDRQLNEIAEKMADHRGHMFLIGGRFTDPLARYMAAHLAIIRPNVFHLVGQESMWRDRLIDMGKRDVLVIFDIRRYQDSLIRFAEKAHQRGVQIVLFTDQWLSPIARFARHVIAGRTAVPSPWDSSAALFVVAETLIGAVTRQMEPESARRIREMEGLR, from the coding sequence ATGCTTGGGGGTGCCGGGTTGGAAACGCAGACGACAACCACTTCCATCGCCGAACTGATCGCCGACCGCATCGACGCGATGCCAGCGGGCGAGCGCAGGGCGGCGCAAACGCTGGTCGCCAACTACCCGGTGATCGGCTTGAAGACCGTGGCCGACTTCTCCCAGCAGGCGGGCGTTTCGTCTCCCACCATCCTGCGTTTCGTCGCCCGCCTCGGCTTCCAGAACTACCCGGAATTCCAGTCGGCGCTGCAGGACGAACTCGCCGCGCAATTGCAGTCGCCGGCCTCGCGCGCCGCCACGGCGCCGAGCCGCAGCGATGCCGCCTCGCCGATGATCGAGGCGACGCTCGACAATCTGCGCGAGACATTCCGCCACCTCTCGGACCGGCAATTGAACGAGATCGCCGAGAAGATGGCCGACCACCGCGGCCACATGTTCCTGATCGGCGGCCGTTTCACCGACCCGCTGGCGCGCTACATGGCCGCCCACCTCGCCATCATCCGTCCCAACGTCTTCCACCTCGTCGGCCAGGAAAGCATGTGGCGCGACCGGCTGATCGACATGGGCAAGCGCGACGTACTGGTCATCTTCGACATCCGCCGCTACCAGGACAGCCTCATCCGCTTCGCCGAGAAGGCGCATCAGCGCGGCGTGCAGATCGTGCTTTTCACCGACCAGTGGCTGTCGCCCATCGCGCGTTTCGCCCGCCATGTGATTGCCGGGCGCACAGCAGTCCCCTCGCCCTGGGATTCGTCGGCGGCGCTGTTCGTGGTGGCCGAAACACTGATCGGCGCCGTTACCCGCCAGATGGAACCGGAAAGCGCCAGGCGCATCCGCGAAATGGAAGGGCTGCGCTAG
- a CDS encoding GtrA family protein, translated as MSDDPGRTLGSKMGRFAVVGVANTVIDLAAFSALLWVAVPPLAANVGAWLVAVAFSFTANRFWSFERDRSIPLGRSVFRFVSLGALISLGVSSLFIAALAGWTGVWPAKIAGIVVAAVLNFLAARWSIEGRLVR; from the coding sequence ATGAGCGACGATCCTGGCCGCACGCTTGGCAGCAAGATGGGGCGCTTCGCCGTGGTCGGCGTGGCGAATACGGTCATCGACCTCGCAGCCTTCTCTGCCCTGCTGTGGGTTGCCGTGCCGCCGCTGGCCGCCAATGTCGGGGCCTGGCTCGTTGCCGTCGCTTTCTCCTTCACGGCCAACCGCTTCTGGTCGTTCGAACGCGACCGTTCGATCCCGCTTGGCCGTTCGGTTTTCCGTTTTGTCTCGCTGGGCGCATTGATCTCGCTCGGCGTGTCCAGCTTGTTCATCGCCGCACTCGCCGGCTGGACCGGTGTGTGGCCGGCCAAGATTGCCGGCATCGTGGTCGCTGCCGTCCTTAACTTCCTGGCGGCGCGCTGGTCGATCGAAGGGCGGTTGGTCCGGTGA
- a CDS encoding N-formylglutamate amidohydrolase, with translation METTSRGKLATADSVRVTNPDGNGAYVFTCDHASNFLPAEYGTLGLAAPELTRHIAWDPGALPVAQILSERLGAPLVETCISRLVLDCNRPLDAPDLISPVSETTAIPGNEGLSAADRQARIDRCWKPFHETIDRLIETRAARGLETRLVSVHSFTPVYKGVDRPWHIGIIHDDDARLSAPLIAALQQQGGFTVGANQPYSPADRVYFTLERHARSRGLLCAMIEIRNDEIRDKAGQKKWGERLAGIFTGLEPARLPKPPPFRPLHSIEGTI, from the coding sequence ATGGAGACGACAAGCCGGGGAAAGCTTGCGACGGCGGATTCCGTGAGGGTGACGAACCCGGACGGAAACGGCGCCTATGTCTTTACCTGCGACCACGCCTCCAACTTCCTGCCCGCCGAATATGGAACGCTCGGCCTCGCGGCCCCAGAGCTCACCCGCCACATTGCCTGGGACCCCGGCGCCCTGCCGGTGGCGCAGATATTGAGCGAACGGCTTGGCGCGCCGCTGGTCGAGACCTGCATTTCGCGCCTGGTGCTCGACTGCAACCGCCCGCTCGATGCGCCGGACCTGATCTCGCCCGTCAGCGAGACAACTGCCATCCCCGGCAATGAAGGCCTGTCCGCCGCAGACCGGCAGGCACGTATCGACCGTTGCTGGAAACCGTTCCACGAAACGATCGACAGGCTGATCGAGACGCGCGCGGCACGCGGACTGGAGACGCGGCTGGTCTCCGTGCATTCGTTCACGCCCGTTTACAAGGGTGTCGACCGCCCTTGGCACATCGGCATCATTCATGACGATGACGCCCGGTTGTCGGCCCCGCTGATTGCCGCCCTGCAACAGCAGGGTGGCTTCACCGTTGGCGCCAACCAGCCTTACTCGCCTGCCGACCGGGTCTACTTCACCCTGGAGCGGCACGCGCGCTCGCGTGGCCTGTTGTGCGCAATGATTGAAATTCGCAACGATGAGATCCGGGACAAAGCCGGACAGAAAAAATGGGGAGAACGACTGGCGGGCATCTTTACCGGTCTTGAGCCGGCGCGGCTGCCAAAGCCGCCGCCGTTCCGGCCGCTCCACTCGATTGAAGGCACCATCTGA
- a CDS encoding zinc-binding dehydrogenase, with protein sequence MTIASEMKALLLVGDGYARQPSGSALEAMEPYVRPGVIGVPVPEATQVLIKVSLASINPSDVMFVKGLYGQPRVQGQPAGFEGVGTVVAAGDDAYAQSLVGKRIAFATGLTNWGAWADYALAEALACIPLIDAVRDEDAAAMIVNPLTAIAMYGIVKDEGHKAFVMTAGASQLCKLIIGLAKEDGYHPIVTVRRDDQIPLLKELGAAHVLNEKAPDFVQTLREVMKVEQPRIFLDAVTGPLASLVFDAMPKRSRWIIYGRLDPSDTMIREPGQLIFQQKHVEGFWLTDWMRRNKDRRGPAALEAQRRFADGRWSTDVTAVVPLAEAMARLPEELAKPNGKVFIRP encoded by the coding sequence ATGACCATTGCATCCGAAATGAAGGCGCTACTCCTGGTCGGCGACGGCTACGCCCGACAGCCGAGCGGAAGCGCACTGGAAGCCATGGAGCCTTATGTGCGTCCGGGCGTGATCGGCGTGCCGGTGCCTGAAGCAACGCAGGTGCTCATCAAGGTGAGCCTGGCTTCGATCAACCCGTCCGACGTGATGTTCGTGAAGGGCCTCTATGGCCAACCGCGCGTGCAGGGGCAGCCGGCCGGCTTCGAAGGGGTTGGCACGGTGGTCGCCGCCGGCGACGATGCCTATGCGCAGAGCCTTGTTGGCAAGCGCATTGCCTTCGCCACGGGCCTGACCAATTGGGGCGCCTGGGCCGACTATGCTCTGGCCGAGGCGCTCGCCTGCATTCCGCTGATCGATGCGGTCCGCGACGAGGATGCGGCCGCGATGATCGTCAACCCGCTGACCGCCATTGCCATGTACGGCATCGTCAAGGACGAGGGGCACAAGGCCTTCGTGATGACAGCCGGCGCCAGCCAACTCTGCAAACTGATCATCGGCCTGGCCAAGGAGGACGGCTATCATCCGATCGTGACCGTGCGTCGCGACGACCAGATCCCGCTGCTGAAGGAACTGGGGGCCGCCCATGTGCTCAACGAGAAGGCGCCGGATTTCGTGCAGACGCTGCGCGAGGTGATGAAGGTCGAACAGCCTCGCATCTTTCTCGACGCGGTCACCGGTCCGCTGGCTTCGCTGGTGTTCGACGCCATGCCCAAGCGCTCGCGCTGGATCATCTATGGCCGGCTCGACCCGTCTGACACGATGATCCGCGAGCCCGGCCAGCTCATCTTCCAGCAGAAGCATGTCGAGGGTTTCTGGCTGACCGACTGGATGCGTCGCAACAAGGATCGCCGCGGCCCGGCGGCGCTTGAGGCGCAGAGGCGCTTTGCCGACGGCCGCTGGTCCACTGACGTCACGGCGGTGGTGCCGCTGGCCGAGGCGATGGCGCGCCTACCCGAAGAACTGGCCAAACCCAACGGCAAGGTCTTCATCCGGCCCTGA
- a CDS encoding aldehyde dehydrogenase family protein has product MTETVKLTSPIDGSIYVERPIASDQAVNAAVERARAAQADWAKVPVAERAKYMLKMLEALVAMSDEIVPELAWQMGRPVRYGGEFGGVKERTQYMVEIAERALAPVPASNPKDGFRRYVKKDPLGVVMVIAPWNYPYLTSVNTIVPALIAGSTVILKHAAQTLLVGERFAKAFEAAGLPKHVFQNMVLNHAQTEKLLGSGKIDHVNFTGSVAGGRAIEKAAAGTFMTLGLELGGKDPAYVLPDAKLDHAVANLVEGAFFNSGQCCCGIERVYVHEKIYDDFVEGFIAETKSYVLGNPLDQATTMGPMAQARFADFIREQKAEALRKGATAHMNTRDAADKAGSPYLPAEVLTNVDHQMSVMREESFGPIVGIMKVRNDEEAVALMNDSPYGLTASIWTADTERAVAIGDRVETGTVFMNRCDYLDPALVWTGVKDTGKGAALSQIGYDNLTRPKSYHLREKI; this is encoded by the coding sequence ATGACTGAAACCGTAAAGCTTACTTCCCCCATCGATGGCTCGATCTATGTCGAACGGCCGATCGCCAGCGATCAGGCGGTTAACGCCGCCGTTGAGCGCGCCCGCGCGGCGCAGGCCGACTGGGCGAAGGTGCCCGTCGCCGAGCGCGCCAAATACATGCTGAAGATGCTGGAAGCGCTGGTTGCCATGAGCGACGAGATCGTTCCGGAACTGGCATGGCAGATGGGGCGTCCGGTGCGCTACGGCGGCGAATTCGGCGGCGTCAAGGAACGCACGCAATACATGGTCGAGATCGCCGAGCGCGCACTGGCGCCGGTGCCAGCCTCCAATCCGAAGGACGGTTTCCGCCGCTATGTGAAGAAGGACCCGCTCGGCGTGGTCATGGTGATCGCGCCGTGGAACTACCCGTACCTCACGTCCGTCAACACCATCGTGCCGGCGCTGATCGCGGGCTCGACCGTCATCCTCAAGCACGCCGCGCAGACGCTGCTGGTCGGCGAGCGCTTCGCCAAGGCCTTCGAGGCGGCCGGCCTGCCGAAACATGTCTTCCAGAACATGGTGCTCAACCACGCCCAGACGGAAAAGCTGCTCGGCTCGGGCAAGATCGACCACGTTAACTTCACCGGCTCGGTCGCCGGTGGTCGCGCCATCGAAAAGGCCGCGGCCGGCACCTTCATGACGCTGGGTCTCGAACTCGGCGGCAAGGATCCCGCCTATGTGTTGCCCGACGCCAAGCTCGACCATGCGGTGGCCAATCTCGTCGAAGGTGCCTTCTTCAATTCCGGCCAGTGCTGCTGCGGCATCGAGCGCGTCTACGTGCACGAGAAGATCTATGACGATTTCGTCGAGGGCTTCATCGCCGAGACGAAGAGCTATGTTCTCGGCAATCCGCTCGACCAGGCAACGACGATGGGCCCGATGGCGCAGGCGCGTTTTGCCGACTTCATTCGCGAGCAGAAGGCCGAAGCGCTGCGCAAGGGCGCGACGGCTCACATGAACACCAGGGACGCGGCCGACAAGGCTGGTTCGCCCTATCTGCCGGCCGAGGTGCTGACCAATGTCGACCACCAGATGTCGGTCATGCGCGAGGAGAGCTTTGGCCCGATCGTCGGCATCATGAAGGTGCGCAACGACGAGGAGGCGGTCGCCCTTATGAACGACAGCCCCTATGGCCTCACCGCCTCGATCTGGACCGCCGACACCGAGCGCGCCGTGGCCATCGGCGACCGCGTCGAGACCGGCACCGTGTTCATGAACCGCTGCGATTACCTCGATCCCGCGCTTGTCTGGACCGGCGTCAAGGACACCGGCAAGGGCGCGGCGCTTTCGCAGATCGGCTACGACAATCTGACCCGGCCGAAGTCGTATCACCTGCGCGAGAAGATCTAG
- a CDS encoding glycosyltransferase family 2 protein: MPERQPTLDIVTPFWNEAASAEGFARLLLELETEVSRRFGFATRKILIDDGSVDDSAARFAEALGGEWEIVRLSRNFGKEVAVLAGLDRTCGDMVLIMDADLQHSLEVSLKLIGELVENPDVDVVYARTNREGASWKRSQSAKLFYSLINSSQRFDIPENAGDFRVMRGTVARALTKLRDKRRFNKGLYAWAGFRHKAVTYTPGQRVSGTSKWSRLNLLAFSMEGFASFSVLPLRILSLSGLAVALAGGIYGLKVFFEVFFYGIAVPGYPSLLVAIVVLGGFNLALLGLIGEYVWVALSESKDRPVYIVRDIVSGAGEQKPDA; this comes from the coding sequence ATGCCTGAGCGCCAGCCCACGCTCGACATTGTCACGCCGTTCTGGAACGAGGCGGCCTCGGCGGAAGGTTTCGCCCGGCTTTTGTTGGAACTGGAGACCGAGGTTTCCCGTCGCTTCGGTTTCGCCACGCGCAAGATCCTGATCGATGACGGCAGCGTCGACGACAGCGCCGCGCGCTTTGCCGAGGCACTGGGCGGCGAATGGGAAATCGTCCGGCTCAGCCGCAATTTCGGCAAGGAAGTGGCCGTGCTGGCCGGTCTCGACAGGACATGCGGCGACATGGTTTTGATCATGGATGCCGACCTGCAGCACTCGCTGGAGGTGAGCCTGAAGTTGATCGGCGAACTGGTCGAGAACCCGGACGTCGACGTGGTCTATGCCCGCACCAATCGCGAAGGTGCGAGCTGGAAGCGCAGCCAGTCGGCCAAGCTGTTCTACAGTCTGATCAATTCGAGCCAGCGCTTCGATATTCCTGAAAATGCCGGCGACTTCCGCGTCATGCGCGGGACGGTGGCGCGCGCGTTGACTAAGCTTCGCGACAAGCGGCGTTTCAACAAGGGGCTCTATGCCTGGGCGGGGTTCCGGCACAAGGCGGTGACCTACACGCCGGGGCAGCGCGTCAGCGGCACGAGCAAATGGAGCCGGCTCAACCTGTTGGCCTTTTCGATGGAAGGCTTTGCCTCCTTCTCGGTGCTGCCGCTGCGCATCCTCAGCCTGTCGGGTCTTGCGGTTGCGCTGGCTGGCGGCATCTACGGCCTCAAGGTCTTCTTTGAAGTGTTTTTCTACGGCATCGCCGTGCCCGGTTATCCTTCCCTGCTTGTCGCCATTGTCGTGCTCGGCGGTTTCAACCTCGCCCTGCTCGGCCTGATCGGCGAATATGTCTGGGTGGCGCTCAGCGAGAGCAAGGACCGTCCTGTCTACATCGTGCGCGATATCGTCAGCGGCGCGGGTGAGCAGAAGCCGGACGCATGA